A region of the Polaribacter sp. L3A8 genome:
TGGGTGTAAAAGTCTCATCCGCTTGCGGTATAAATTCTTTTTTATCAGAAGAAACCGTGCAACCTAAAAGGATTCCTCCAGAAGCCAAACCAAATAATTTTACAAAATCTCTACGGTTTATTTGTTGTATTTTACTCATATCGCTTCGTTTTTAAGTGCCACTGCTTTATGAATTGCTGTTCTAATTCTTGTGTACGTTCCGCATCTACAAATGTTGCCACTCATAGCATCGTCTATATCTTTATCTGTAGGATTTGCTGTTTTATCTAACAAAGAAGTTGCTGCAATTAATTGCCCAGACTGACAAAAACCACATTGTGGCACATTACCCTCTTGCCATGCTTCTCGTAAAAATTCTAAGTTTGGTGAAGTTCCTTCTATCGTAAAAATTTCTTTTCCTACTGCGTAGGATACTGGCATTCCGCAAGACTTAATCAATCTTCCATCAACCAAAACAGAACAGGCTCCGCATTCGCTTACGCCACACCCAAATTTAGTTCCTGTTAAACCTACAATATCTCTAATTGCCCATAACAAAGGCATATCATCTTGCACTTTAACAGCGTGAGATTTACCGTTAATTGATAAAATTGTATCCATGTTTCTTATTTAAAAAACACAATATAAACCTTTCAATCGAAGAACAACAACTATTTAATGTTAATGCTCTTAAAACCGTCTTTTAAATTATTGGTTCTTAAAGCAGGAACAATTTTATAATGCTTTTTAATAAAGGCCACTTGTTTTGCATTAACCGCAGGTAAAGGCACAATTCCTACTGACCAAAAAAAACTATCTTTTGTGGGAGAATTATAAGCAAAACCATCTTCTATATGTTGGTCATATTCTAAACTCATGCTCGAGTTTACATTTGGTTGTACAATGTTTTTAAGCTTTAAAAGACTAGTTTTTGTATTCGTTTTTTTTATGGTGGTGTAGTTACTCAATTTTAATTCGGTTAAAAAAGGAACCAAACTTAACAATAAACTTATATAGGTAAATAACACAATTATTTTTTCTTTTTTAAAAAACCAAACGCAAATTTGCATGGAAAAGAACAACATGTAAAAAAAGAAGAATCGGTATTGAGGAGAAAAAATCCACGCCAATACAAAATGTAAAACGCCAATTAAATACAAGATAAAAACGGATTTTTCTTTACTTTTTAAATACCATAAAAAAGGAAAAGAAAGTAATAAAGTTGTAAAAATAATATTAATGATTCCATTGAATTTAAATGAAGTTATCCAAGCAATAAACAATTGATAGGTAGAAAGGTTTTCTAATGCTTGATAATCAAAAGCAGCACTATATGTACCTACTTTAAATAAATAGATTAACTCTTTTGGTACTTTCCAATCTACATTAAGAACATCTATAATTTCTAATGGATATAATAAATACCCTGTAAGAATTACATTCTTCATCAAAAAAAGCGCTAACACAAAAATTGAGAAAACGATTGGTTTTACAAGATTTTCTTTTAAGGTTTTGTAATTCTTAATAACTAAAATTAACGGTAATAGTATTAAAACACAAGTGGTGATTTTGATGACACACAAAAAAATTGTGAGCAATAAAATAATGATAAAATTAGAAAAATCGACCTTTTTGTAATGCTTAATAAAAAGGAACAACAACAACTGACTTATCAAAAATACCGGTAAATCTGGTGATGGTGCATTGATAAAAAAAATAAGAAAAGGCAAACTAATTAAAACACTACCAATATACAATTGGTTTCTTTTTTTACTTGTTTTAAAATGATGTAATTGCTGAAAGCAGTAAAAAGAAAAAATGACTAAAAAGTAACCGTTTAAATCATTAAAAGAGGTTTCTAAAAACGGAAAAGAAAACGCCGCTTGTAAAATATGCCAACTAGAGGTTTGTGCAAAAAAGATGTGTAAATTTCCCAATCCTTTTACAAAACCGTATTCATTTAACCATTTTATGGTTTGTATATAATAACTTTCATTATCAAAAATAGAAGGCGTAACCGATGACATTGCCAACGCAACAATACCAATAAAAAAAATGCCTAATTTATAGGTTTTACTAAACGAGAACCAATTCTCTTTAAATTGATAAAAATGTCTTTGAACTTCTTTTCTAAATACCCAAATTCCTGCAATTGTTACACTAACCATTATTCCATAAAAAACAATGTCTAAGGCAAAGAAAAAAGCATACAACCAACTAAATAATGTTATTGAAAACAGTCCTAAAATATGGTGAATGGTAAAGTTTTGATTCTCAATTTTAAAGAGTTTTTTTAATAAAAAACCAAAGCTTAAGGAGGATATAAAAATATAAATCCAATTTATTAAAATTAAAAGCATGTGTTTTTTAAAATTGATTTTAGAGATTACAAGTTACGAATAATATAATTTTCTACTTCGTTAAATATCCAATTGTTCTCAACTACACTAGAACTAACAAATCTTAAAAAAGTTGAACACATAAGCACATAGTAAACATAGTTCTGTATTTAAAAAATGAAATCAATTTACATGTACAAGCTAATTTATGAATATTCACTAACATGAGCGTAACGATGGCGTAAACATGATAAAGTACGAGCGAGATGCTCGCACTAGCATTGCATTGGA
Encoded here:
- a CDS encoding LIC_10190 family membrane protein produces the protein MLLILINWIYIFISSLSFGFLLKKLFKIENQNFTIHHILGLFSITLFSWLYAFFFALDIVFYGIMVSVTIAGIWVFRKEVQRHFYQFKENWFSFSKTYKLGIFFIGIVALAMSSVTPSIFDNESYYIQTIKWLNEYGFVKGLGNLHIFFAQTSSWHILQAAFSFPFLETSFNDLNGYFLVIFSFYCFQQLHHFKTSKKRNQLYIGSVLISLPFLIFFINAPSPDLPVFLISQLLLFLFIKHYKKVDFSNFIIILLLTIFLCVIKITTCVLILLPLILVIKNYKTLKENLVKPIVFSIFVLALFLMKNVILTGYLLYPLEIIDVLNVDWKVPKELIYLFKVGTYSAAFDYQALENLSTYQLFIAWITSFKFNGIINIIFTTLLLSFPFLWYLKSKEKSVFILYLIGVLHFVLAWIFSPQYRFFFFYMLFFSMQICVWFFKKEKIIVLFTYISLLLSLVPFLTELKLSNYTTIKKTNTKTSLLKLKNIVQPNVNSSMSLEYDQHIEDGFAYNSPTKDSFFWSVGIVPLPAVNAKQVAFIKKHYKIVPALRTNNLKDGFKSINIK
- a CDS encoding (2Fe-2S)-binding protein — protein: MDTILSINGKSHAVKVQDDMPLLWAIRDIVGLTGTKFGCGVSECGACSVLVDGRLIKSCGMPVSYAVGKEIFTIEGTSPNLEFLREAWQEGNVPQCGFCQSGQLIAATSLLDKTANPTDKDIDDAMSGNICRCGTYTRIRTAIHKAVALKNEAI